From Laspinema palackyanum D2c, the proteins below share one genomic window:
- the truB gene encoding tRNA pseudouridine(55) synthase TruB produces the protein MEGFLNLNKPPGMTSHDCVSRIRRLLRTKRVGHGGTLDPAATGVLPIAVGKATRLLQYLRQEKAYHATVRLGITTTTDDLEGETVTSAAVPQLTREQVEAQLPQFLGKITQIPPAYSAIQVQGKRLYDLARAGETVEVPSRVVEVHNIQVLDWREGDFPEIDLAIACGPGTYIRAIARDLGAILETGGTLAHLTRTESCGLSLKESLTFEDIETQTSQGTFQLIPPHTVLAHLSQIPLNSSDGRRWCQGQRIPLAELGEIVSPLRIYGEDGTFLGISEIESSDGDWVLVPKMVFEPVS, from the coding sequence GTGGAAGGATTTCTGAATCTCAACAAACCCCCTGGCATGACCTCTCATGACTGCGTATCCCGGATTCGCCGACTGTTGCGAACCAAGCGCGTGGGACATGGTGGCACCTTAGATCCAGCGGCAACGGGAGTGCTACCGATCGCCGTGGGTAAGGCAACGCGCCTACTGCAATACCTGCGCCAAGAGAAAGCCTATCACGCAACCGTGCGTCTGGGTATCACCACCACCACCGATGATTTAGAAGGGGAAACCGTAACCTCGGCAGCAGTTCCCCAACTCACCCGGGAACAGGTTGAGGCGCAATTACCGCAATTTTTGGGGAAAATTACCCAAATTCCTCCTGCCTACAGTGCGATTCAGGTGCAAGGGAAGCGGTTGTATGACTTAGCAAGAGCAGGGGAAACCGTCGAAGTCCCGAGTCGTGTGGTAGAGGTCCATAATATCCAGGTGTTGGACTGGCGAGAGGGGGATTTTCCAGAAATCGACCTGGCGATCGCCTGTGGACCCGGAACCTATATCCGGGCGATCGCCCGGGACCTGGGTGCAATCTTGGAAACCGGCGGAACCCTCGCACATCTCACCCGAACCGAAAGCTGTGGGTTATCATTGAAAGAGAGTTTAACCTTTGAGGACATCGAAACTCAAACCAGTCAGGGGACATTTCAACTCATCCCACCGCATACGGTATTAGCCCATTTAAGTCAGATTCCTTTAAATTCTAGCGATGGTCGTCGCTGGTGCCAAGGTCAGCGGATTCCCCTCGCGGAGTTAGGGGAAATTGTGTCACCTCTGCGGATTTATGGAGAAGATGGGACATTTTTGGGGATTAGCGAGATTGAATCATCCGATGGCGACTGGGTTTTAGTGCCGAAAATGGTGTTTGAACCCGTGAGTTAA